The proteins below come from a single Tenuifilum thalassicum genomic window:
- a CDS encoding nucleoside phosphorylase: MRVIESSELIINADGSIFHLHLKPENISDKIILVGDPGRVETVASFFDSREFEVANREFKTVTGTYKGKRITALSTGIGTDNIDIVVNELDALVNIDLKTRTEKPEKKRLTLVRLGTSGALQAEIPLGGFVMTETSIGFDGLLNFYANRNEVSDTEMEKAFIEHTNWNPLCAKPYFCHSSSKLIELFSDFTIPGVTISAPGFYGPQGRVLRLPLADPKLNDKIVEFNYNGRKITNFEMESSAINGLSKLLGHDSVTICTIIANRVVKDANIDYKPYIKSLIENTLDRLATLE, encoded by the coding sequence ATGAGAGTAATAGAATCATCAGAACTGATTATTAATGCCGATGGAAGCATTTTTCACCTTCATCTCAAACCCGAAAACATTTCGGATAAAATTATTTTAGTAGGCGACCCAGGAAGAGTTGAAACCGTAGCAAGTTTTTTCGATAGCAGAGAATTTGAGGTTGCGAATCGTGAGTTTAAAACTGTAACTGGTACTTACAAAGGGAAAAGAATTACTGCTCTATCAACTGGTATAGGTACCGATAATATAGACATTGTAGTTAATGAGCTAGATGCCTTAGTTAATATCGACCTCAAAACTAGAACTGAAAAACCGGAGAAAAAACGATTAACACTTGTTCGTTTAGGGACATCTGGCGCCCTACAAGCCGAAATTCCATTGGGTGGTTTTGTGATGACTGAAACTAGTATTGGTTTTGATGGATTACTTAACTTCTACGCTAACAGGAACGAAGTTAGCGACACAGAAATGGAAAAAGCCTTTATTGAGCATACCAACTGGAATCCACTATGTGCAAAACCTTACTTTTGCCATTCGTCGTCAAAGCTGATAGAACTATTTTCAGATTTCACCATACCTGGCGTTACCATTTCAGCACCAGGATTTTATGGCCCTCAAGGAAGAGTTCTAAGACTTCCATTAGCCGACCCAAAACTTAACGACAAAATAGTAGAATTCAACTATAACGGTAGAAAAATCACAAACTTCGAAATGGAAAGTTCGGCTATTAATGGGCTTTCAAAGCTGCTTGGTCACGATTCAGTCACAATATGCACTATAATAGCGAACAGGGTTGTTAAAGATGCAAATATCGACTATAAGCCCTACATAAAATCGCTTATTGAAAATACATTAGACAGGTTAGCCACCTTAGAATAA
- a CDS encoding DUF4293 domain-containing protein: MIQRIQTLFMFLTLVLLSILIYNPIATYFIEPNMDKIVLNVFGVQNSSDLSVELLQNYWFLFAFIILVMLITFVTIFLYKRRVLQIRLCIVTIVMLVGLQGVMYYMVTAIGQNLHSKPHYNLVFIFPLIAAVLNFLAIRGIAKDEALIRSLDRLR; encoded by the coding sequence ATGATACAACGCATACAAACACTATTCATGTTTTTAACTCTTGTTCTTTTATCGATTTTAATTTATAATCCGATTGCTACCTATTTTATTGAGCCAAATATGGATAAAATAGTCCTTAACGTGTTTGGTGTGCAGAACTCAAGTGATTTGTCGGTGGAACTATTACAAAATTATTGGTTCTTGTTTGCCTTTATTATTCTTGTAATGCTTATAACCTTTGTCACCATATTTCTTTACAAAAGAAGGGTTCTTCAAATTCGACTATGTATTGTAACAATTGTTATGCTTGTTGGATTACAGGGGGTTATGTATTACATGGTTACTGCCATTGGTCAAAATTTGCATTCAAAGCCTCATTATAACTTGGTTTTTATTTTTCCTCTTATTGCTGCTGTGCTAAACTTTTTGGCCATTCGTGGAATTGCTAAGGATGAAGCCCTTATTCGTTCGCTTGATAGGTTACGTTAG